One part of the Nymphaea colorata isolate Beijing-Zhang1983 chromosome 8, ASM883128v2, whole genome shotgun sequence genome encodes these proteins:
- the LOC116258968 gene encoding senescence-associated carboxylesterase 101-like isoform X2 translates to MRNLLLSLAKNRALRLSLPLSVSEKLFGSSAASHSLSPSLSPSLSPTHTHTLIDMEASWKFSGGVAKANLILSGTRILHRAWEFISQIQQSPRSISFAIRELPRFTILAFNSRSRPQDVLPNFESLVDSHPLSFLITKDNPSVALDSFPLSTFCTLLEHPDLKNKLKTLTAKNQPRLIVVGHAEGGAVAALFTLWLLKNRSSAALPLCITYGSPFIGNKGLQTAIGKMEQSKSQFWHVLSLDDPVISSCGFLESAELQFKPFGTYLLLSESGYACIDDPDSVIELLRSADSAQTEPKDYGAMLQQLEQSTKYRKCNVQVTPSNDSLKVDLALQLQTLEIGYNHLQGEDALLQAMEKRHRSEWKKPTHNSKKLNNMKMKMAQLEWFMKFCEKGGCNYYDYYKRPENSGRENVNVWTDIKTFLVDYWKKEVNKVENKPQTQDAQFRDRWLFGGNNYRRMVEPLHIAEYYTKGGTDYLNRREAHFAKLEGWEQADSAKEEKKGDAPKKEEPKGKSAAPNVTHDSCFWARVEEAALKLPELEKGGEGKIRQELREFEDYVMKLVNDYWLSPDAFFEGSSFMVWWRRYWEMLQRVEPDSDRDSRPFIVFMSKDGYLNYVNSAQ, encoded by the exons ATGCGgaatctccttctctctctggCTAAGAATCGTGCTCTTCggctctcccttcctctctctgtgtCTGAAAAACTTTTTGGTTCTTCGGCCgcctcccactctctctctccctctctctctccctctctctctcccacacacacacacacactgatAGACATGGAAGCATCGTGGAAGTTCAGTGGTGGAGTGGCGAAGGCGAATCTGATACTGTCCGGTACGCGGATCCTCCACCGAGCGTGGGAGTTCATCTCACAGATCCAACAATCTCCCAGATCAATCAGCTTCGCCATCAGGGAGCTTCCCCGCTTCACGATCCTCGCCTTCAATTCACGGAGTCGACCGCAAGACGTGCTGCCAAATTTCGAGTCACTGGTTGACTCCCATCCTCTGAGCTTCCTCATCACCAAGGACAACCCCTCCGTTGCTCTCGACAGCTTCCCTCTTTCCACTTTCTGCACACTCTTAGAACACCCCGATCTCAAGAACAAG CTTAAGACACTAACCGCCAAAAATCAACCAAGGCTCATAGTTGTTGGTCACGCGGAAGGGGGAGCAGTGGCTGCCTTATTCACGCTATGGCTTCTGAAGAACAGGTCCTCCGCAGCACTGCCCTTATGCATCACCTATGGATCCCCTTTTATTGGAAACAAAGGACTCCAGACAGCCATTGGCAAGATGGAGCAATCGAAGTCTCAATTCTGGCACGTCCTCAGTCTTGACGATCCCGTAATTTCCTCCTGCGGCTTCCTTGAATCAGCCGAACTACAGTTCAAACCTTTTGGCACCTATCTTCTCTTATCAGAATCAGGTTATGCTTGTATCGATGACCCCGATTCGGTAATCGAGCTGTTGAGATCAGCAGATTCAGCTCAAACGGAACCCAAGGATTATGGAGCCATGCTTCAGCAACTAGAGCAGAGCACCAAATACAGAAAATGCAACGTTCAGGTCACTCCTTCCAATGACAGTCTAAAAGTGGATTTGGCTCTACAATTACAAACATTGGAAATTGGCTACAATCATCTG CAGGGTGAGGATGCCCTTCTTCAAGCAATGGAGAAAAGGCACAGAAGCGAATGGAAGAAACCGACTCACAACTCGAAGAAGCTCaacaacatgaaaatgaaaatggccCAACTTGAGTGGTTCATGAAATTCTGCGAGAAAGGAGGCTGCAACTACTATGATTATTACAAGAGACCAGAGAACTCTGGACGTGAAAATGTAAACGTTTGGACTGATATCAAGACCTTCCTCGTCGACTACTGGAAGAAGGAGGTGAATAAAGTAGAAAACAAGCCACAAACACAAGATGCTCAGTTCCGAGACAGATGGCTCTTCGGAGGAAACAACTACAGAAGGATGGTGGAGCCTCTGCACATTGCTGAATACTACACAAAAGGTGGTACGGACTACCTGAATCGCAGAGAGGCTCACTTTGCAAAGCTGGAGGGTTGGGAACAAGCGGATTCTgcgaaggaggagaagaagggcgACGCTCCAAAGAAGGAGGAGCCGAAGGGGAAGAGCGCGGCTCCCAACGTCACGCACGACTCGTGCTTCTGGGCTCGCGTGGAGGAGGCTGCGCTCAAATTGCCTGAGCTCGAGAAAGGTGGGGAGGGCAAGATAAGGCAAGAATTGAGAGAGTTTGAAGACTACGTCATGAAACTGGTGAACGACTATTGGTTGTCGCCTGATGCTTTCTTTGAGGGAAGCTCATTCATGGTGTGGTGGCGACGCTACTGGGAGATGTTACAGAGGGTAGAACCAGATTCTGATCGAGATTCCCGCCCGTTTATTGTTTTCATGAGCAAAGACGGATATCTCAATTACGTAAATTCAGCTCAGTGA
- the LOC116258968 gene encoding senescence-associated carboxylesterase 101-like isoform X5: MEQSKSQFWHVLSLDDPVISSCGFLESAELQFKPFGTYLLLSESGYACIDDPDSVIELLRSADSAQTEPKDYGAMLQQLEQSTKYRKCNVQVTPSNDSLKVDLALQLQTLEIGYNHLKQGEDALLQAMEKRHRSEWKKPTHNSKKLNNMKMKMAQLEWFMKFCEKGGCNYYDYYKRPENSGRENVNVWTDIKTFLVDYWKKEVNKVENKPQTQDAQFRDRWLFGGNNYRRMVEPLHIAEYYTKGGTDYLNRREAHFAKLEGWEQADSAKEEKKGDAPKKEEPKGKSAAPNVTHDSCFWARVEEAALKLPELEKGGEGKIRQELREFEDYVMKLVNDYWLSPDAFFEGSSFMVWWRRYWEMLQRVEPDSDRDSRPFIVFMSKDGYLNYVNSAQ, from the exons ATGGAGCAATCGAAGTCTCAATTCTGGCACGTCCTCAGTCTTGACGATCCCGTAATTTCCTCCTGCGGCTTCCTTGAATCAGCCGAACTACAGTTCAAACCTTTTGGCACCTATCTTCTCTTATCAGAATCAGGTTATGCTTGTATCGATGACCCCGATTCGGTAATCGAGCTGTTGAGATCAGCAGATTCAGCTCAAACGGAACCCAAGGATTATGGAGCCATGCTTCAGCAACTAGAGCAGAGCACCAAATACAGAAAATGCAACGTTCAGGTCACTCCTTCCAATGACAGTCTAAAAGTGGATTTGGCTCTACAATTACAAACATTGGAAATTGGCTACAATCATCTG AAGCAGGGTGAGGATGCCCTTCTTCAAGCAATGGAGAAAAGGCACAGAAGCGAATGGAAGAAACCGACTCACAACTCGAAGAAGCTCaacaacatgaaaatgaaaatggccCAACTTGAGTGGTTCATGAAATTCTGCGAGAAAGGAGGCTGCAACTACTATGATTATTACAAGAGACCAGAGAACTCTGGACGTGAAAATGTAAACGTTTGGACTGATATCAAGACCTTCCTCGTCGACTACTGGAAGAAGGAGGTGAATAAAGTAGAAAACAAGCCACAAACACAAGATGCTCAGTTCCGAGACAGATGGCTCTTCGGAGGAAACAACTACAGAAGGATGGTGGAGCCTCTGCACATTGCTGAATACTACACAAAAGGTGGTACGGACTACCTGAATCGCAGAGAGGCTCACTTTGCAAAGCTGGAGGGTTGGGAACAAGCGGATTCTgcgaaggaggagaagaagggcgACGCTCCAAAGAAGGAGGAGCCGAAGGGGAAGAGCGCGGCTCCCAACGTCACGCACGACTCGTGCTTCTGGGCTCGCGTGGAGGAGGCTGCGCTCAAATTGCCTGAGCTCGAGAAAGGTGGGGAGGGCAAGATAAGGCAAGAATTGAGAGAGTTTGAAGACTACGTCATGAAACTGGTGAACGACTATTGGTTGTCGCCTGATGCTTTCTTTGAGGGAAGCTCATTCATGGTGTGGTGGCGACGCTACTGGGAGATGTTACAGAGGGTAGAACCAGATTCTGATCGAGATTCCCGCCCGTTTATTGTTTTCATGAGCAAAGACGGATATCTCAATTACGTAAATTCAGCTCAGTGA
- the LOC116258968 gene encoding senescence-associated carboxylesterase 101-like isoform X4, which translates to MHTTRSTSQSLSLHSAGTFIVNGKDASTFVVNGKTSIMLPTSKLKTLTAKNQPRLIVVGHAEGGAVAALFTLWLLKNRSSAALPLCITYGSPFIGNKGLQTAIGKMEQSKSQFWHVLSLDDPVISSCGFLESAELQFKPFGTYLLLSESGYACIDDPDSVIELLRSADSAQTEPKDYGAMLQQLEQSTKYRKCNVQVTPSNDSLKVDLALQLQTLEIGYNHLKQGEDALLQAMEKRHRSEWKKPTHNSKKLNNMKMKMAQLEWFMKFCEKGGCNYYDYYKRPENSGRENVNVWTDIKTFLVDYWKKEVNKVENKPQTQDAQFRDRWLFGGNNYRRMVEPLHIAEYYTKGGTDYLNRREAHFAKLEGWEQADSAKEEKKGDAPKKEEPKGKSAAPNVTHDSCFWARVEEAALKLPELEKGGEGKIRQELREFEDYVMKLVNDYWLSPDAFFEGSSFMVWWRRYWEMLQRVEPDSDRDSRPFIVFMSKDGYLNYVNSAQ; encoded by the exons CTTAAGACACTAACCGCCAAAAATCAACCAAGGCTCATAGTTGTTGGTCACGCGGAAGGGGGAGCAGTGGCTGCCTTATTCACGCTATGGCTTCTGAAGAACAGGTCCTCCGCAGCACTGCCCTTATGCATCACCTATGGATCCCCTTTTATTGGAAACAAAGGACTCCAGACAGCCATTGGCAAGATGGAGCAATCGAAGTCTCAATTCTGGCACGTCCTCAGTCTTGACGATCCCGTAATTTCCTCCTGCGGCTTCCTTGAATCAGCCGAACTACAGTTCAAACCTTTTGGCACCTATCTTCTCTTATCAGAATCAGGTTATGCTTGTATCGATGACCCCGATTCGGTAATCGAGCTGTTGAGATCAGCAGATTCAGCTCAAACGGAACCCAAGGATTATGGAGCCATGCTTCAGCAACTAGAGCAGAGCACCAAATACAGAAAATGCAACGTTCAGGTCACTCCTTCCAATGACAGTCTAAAAGTGGATTTGGCTCTACAATTACAAACATTGGAAATTGGCTACAATCATCTG AAGCAGGGTGAGGATGCCCTTCTTCAAGCAATGGAGAAAAGGCACAGAAGCGAATGGAAGAAACCGACTCACAACTCGAAGAAGCTCaacaacatgaaaatgaaaatggccCAACTTGAGTGGTTCATGAAATTCTGCGAGAAAGGAGGCTGCAACTACTATGATTATTACAAGAGACCAGAGAACTCTGGACGTGAAAATGTAAACGTTTGGACTGATATCAAGACCTTCCTCGTCGACTACTGGAAGAAGGAGGTGAATAAAGTAGAAAACAAGCCACAAACACAAGATGCTCAGTTCCGAGACAGATGGCTCTTCGGAGGAAACAACTACAGAAGGATGGTGGAGCCTCTGCACATTGCTGAATACTACACAAAAGGTGGTACGGACTACCTGAATCGCAGAGAGGCTCACTTTGCAAAGCTGGAGGGTTGGGAACAAGCGGATTCTgcgaaggaggagaagaagggcgACGCTCCAAAGAAGGAGGAGCCGAAGGGGAAGAGCGCGGCTCCCAACGTCACGCACGACTCGTGCTTCTGGGCTCGCGTGGAGGAGGCTGCGCTCAAATTGCCTGAGCTCGAGAAAGGTGGGGAGGGCAAGATAAGGCAAGAATTGAGAGAGTTTGAAGACTACGTCATGAAACTGGTGAACGACTATTGGTTGTCGCCTGATGCTTTCTTTGAGGGAAGCTCATTCATGGTGTGGTGGCGACGCTACTGGGAGATGTTACAGAGGGTAGAACCAGATTCTGATCGAGATTCCCGCCCGTTTATTGTTTTCATGAGCAAAGACGGATATCTCAATTACGTAAATTCAGCTCAGTGA
- the LOC116258968 gene encoding senescence-associated carboxylesterase 101-like isoform X1, with the protein MRNLLLSLAKNRALRLSLPLSVSEKLFGSSAASHSLSPSLSPSLSPTHTHTLIDMEASWKFSGGVAKANLILSGTRILHRAWEFISQIQQSPRSISFAIRELPRFTILAFNSRSRPQDVLPNFESLVDSHPLSFLITKDNPSVALDSFPLSTFCTLLEHPDLKNKLKTLTAKNQPRLIVVGHAEGGAVAALFTLWLLKNRSSAALPLCITYGSPFIGNKGLQTAIGKMEQSKSQFWHVLSLDDPVISSCGFLESAELQFKPFGTYLLLSESGYACIDDPDSVIELLRSADSAQTEPKDYGAMLQQLEQSTKYRKCNVQVTPSNDSLKVDLALQLQTLEIGYNHLKQGEDALLQAMEKRHRSEWKKPTHNSKKLNNMKMKMAQLEWFMKFCEKGGCNYYDYYKRPENSGRENVNVWTDIKTFLVDYWKKEVNKVENKPQTQDAQFRDRWLFGGNNYRRMVEPLHIAEYYTKGGTDYLNRREAHFAKLEGWEQADSAKEEKKGDAPKKEEPKGKSAAPNVTHDSCFWARVEEAALKLPELEKGGEGKIRQELREFEDYVMKLVNDYWLSPDAFFEGSSFMVWWRRYWEMLQRVEPDSDRDSRPFIVFMSKDGYLNYVNSAQ; encoded by the exons ATGCGgaatctccttctctctctggCTAAGAATCGTGCTCTTCggctctcccttcctctctctgtgtCTGAAAAACTTTTTGGTTCTTCGGCCgcctcccactctctctctccctctctctctccctctctctctcccacacacacacacacactgatAGACATGGAAGCATCGTGGAAGTTCAGTGGTGGAGTGGCGAAGGCGAATCTGATACTGTCCGGTACGCGGATCCTCCACCGAGCGTGGGAGTTCATCTCACAGATCCAACAATCTCCCAGATCAATCAGCTTCGCCATCAGGGAGCTTCCCCGCTTCACGATCCTCGCCTTCAATTCACGGAGTCGACCGCAAGACGTGCTGCCAAATTTCGAGTCACTGGTTGACTCCCATCCTCTGAGCTTCCTCATCACCAAGGACAACCCCTCCGTTGCTCTCGACAGCTTCCCTCTTTCCACTTTCTGCACACTCTTAGAACACCCCGATCTCAAGAACAAG CTTAAGACACTAACCGCCAAAAATCAACCAAGGCTCATAGTTGTTGGTCACGCGGAAGGGGGAGCAGTGGCTGCCTTATTCACGCTATGGCTTCTGAAGAACAGGTCCTCCGCAGCACTGCCCTTATGCATCACCTATGGATCCCCTTTTATTGGAAACAAAGGACTCCAGACAGCCATTGGCAAGATGGAGCAATCGAAGTCTCAATTCTGGCACGTCCTCAGTCTTGACGATCCCGTAATTTCCTCCTGCGGCTTCCTTGAATCAGCCGAACTACAGTTCAAACCTTTTGGCACCTATCTTCTCTTATCAGAATCAGGTTATGCTTGTATCGATGACCCCGATTCGGTAATCGAGCTGTTGAGATCAGCAGATTCAGCTCAAACGGAACCCAAGGATTATGGAGCCATGCTTCAGCAACTAGAGCAGAGCACCAAATACAGAAAATGCAACGTTCAGGTCACTCCTTCCAATGACAGTCTAAAAGTGGATTTGGCTCTACAATTACAAACATTGGAAATTGGCTACAATCATCTG AAGCAGGGTGAGGATGCCCTTCTTCAAGCAATGGAGAAAAGGCACAGAAGCGAATGGAAGAAACCGACTCACAACTCGAAGAAGCTCaacaacatgaaaatgaaaatggccCAACTTGAGTGGTTCATGAAATTCTGCGAGAAAGGAGGCTGCAACTACTATGATTATTACAAGAGACCAGAGAACTCTGGACGTGAAAATGTAAACGTTTGGACTGATATCAAGACCTTCCTCGTCGACTACTGGAAGAAGGAGGTGAATAAAGTAGAAAACAAGCCACAAACACAAGATGCTCAGTTCCGAGACAGATGGCTCTTCGGAGGAAACAACTACAGAAGGATGGTGGAGCCTCTGCACATTGCTGAATACTACACAAAAGGTGGTACGGACTACCTGAATCGCAGAGAGGCTCACTTTGCAAAGCTGGAGGGTTGGGAACAAGCGGATTCTgcgaaggaggagaagaagggcgACGCTCCAAAGAAGGAGGAGCCGAAGGGGAAGAGCGCGGCTCCCAACGTCACGCACGACTCGTGCTTCTGGGCTCGCGTGGAGGAGGCTGCGCTCAAATTGCCTGAGCTCGAGAAAGGTGGGGAGGGCAAGATAAGGCAAGAATTGAGAGAGTTTGAAGACTACGTCATGAAACTGGTGAACGACTATTGGTTGTCGCCTGATGCTTTCTTTGAGGGAAGCTCATTCATGGTGTGGTGGCGACGCTACTGGGAGATGTTACAGAGGGTAGAACCAGATTCTGATCGAGATTCCCGCCCGTTTATTGTTTTCATGAGCAAAGACGGATATCTCAATTACGTAAATTCAGCTCAGTGA
- the LOC116258968 gene encoding senescence-associated carboxylesterase 101-like isoform X3 produces MRNLLLSLAKNRALRLSLPLSVSEKLFGSSAASHSLSPSLSPSLSPTHTHTLIDMEASWKFSGGVAKANLILSGTRILHRAWEFISQIQQSPRSISFAIRELPRFTILAFNSRSRPQDVLPNFESLVDSHPLSFLITKDNPSVALDSFPLSTFCTLLEHPDLKNKLKTLTAKNQPRLIVVGHAEGGAVAALFTLWLLKNRSSAALPLCITYGSPFIGNKGLQTAIGKMEQSKSQFWHVLSLDDPVISSCGFLESAELQFKPFGTYLLLSESGYACIDDPDSVIELLRSADSAQTEPKDYGAMLQQLEQSTKYRKCNVQVTPSNDSLKVDLALQLQTLEIGYNHLGEDALLQAMEKRHRSEWKKPTHNSKKLNNMKMKMAQLEWFMKFCEKGGCNYYDYYKRPENSGRENVNVWTDIKTFLVDYWKKEVNKVENKPQTQDAQFRDRWLFGGNNYRRMVEPLHIAEYYTKGGTDYLNRREAHFAKLEGWEQADSAKEEKKGDAPKKEEPKGKSAAPNVTHDSCFWARVEEAALKLPELEKGGEGKIRQELREFEDYVMKLVNDYWLSPDAFFEGSSFMVWWRRYWEMLQRVEPDSDRDSRPFIVFMSKDGYLNYVNSAQ; encoded by the exons ATGCGgaatctccttctctctctggCTAAGAATCGTGCTCTTCggctctcccttcctctctctgtgtCTGAAAAACTTTTTGGTTCTTCGGCCgcctcccactctctctctccctctctctctccctctctctctcccacacacacacacacactgatAGACATGGAAGCATCGTGGAAGTTCAGTGGTGGAGTGGCGAAGGCGAATCTGATACTGTCCGGTACGCGGATCCTCCACCGAGCGTGGGAGTTCATCTCACAGATCCAACAATCTCCCAGATCAATCAGCTTCGCCATCAGGGAGCTTCCCCGCTTCACGATCCTCGCCTTCAATTCACGGAGTCGACCGCAAGACGTGCTGCCAAATTTCGAGTCACTGGTTGACTCCCATCCTCTGAGCTTCCTCATCACCAAGGACAACCCCTCCGTTGCTCTCGACAGCTTCCCTCTTTCCACTTTCTGCACACTCTTAGAACACCCCGATCTCAAGAACAAG CTTAAGACACTAACCGCCAAAAATCAACCAAGGCTCATAGTTGTTGGTCACGCGGAAGGGGGAGCAGTGGCTGCCTTATTCACGCTATGGCTTCTGAAGAACAGGTCCTCCGCAGCACTGCCCTTATGCATCACCTATGGATCCCCTTTTATTGGAAACAAAGGACTCCAGACAGCCATTGGCAAGATGGAGCAATCGAAGTCTCAATTCTGGCACGTCCTCAGTCTTGACGATCCCGTAATTTCCTCCTGCGGCTTCCTTGAATCAGCCGAACTACAGTTCAAACCTTTTGGCACCTATCTTCTCTTATCAGAATCAGGTTATGCTTGTATCGATGACCCCGATTCGGTAATCGAGCTGTTGAGATCAGCAGATTCAGCTCAAACGGAACCCAAGGATTATGGAGCCATGCTTCAGCAACTAGAGCAGAGCACCAAATACAGAAAATGCAACGTTCAGGTCACTCCTTCCAATGACAGTCTAAAAGTGGATTTGGCTCTACAATTACAAACATTGGAAATTGGCTACAATCATCTG GGTGAGGATGCCCTTCTTCAAGCAATGGAGAAAAGGCACAGAAGCGAATGGAAGAAACCGACTCACAACTCGAAGAAGCTCaacaacatgaaaatgaaaatggccCAACTTGAGTGGTTCATGAAATTCTGCGAGAAAGGAGGCTGCAACTACTATGATTATTACAAGAGACCAGAGAACTCTGGACGTGAAAATGTAAACGTTTGGACTGATATCAAGACCTTCCTCGTCGACTACTGGAAGAAGGAGGTGAATAAAGTAGAAAACAAGCCACAAACACAAGATGCTCAGTTCCGAGACAGATGGCTCTTCGGAGGAAACAACTACAGAAGGATGGTGGAGCCTCTGCACATTGCTGAATACTACACAAAAGGTGGTACGGACTACCTGAATCGCAGAGAGGCTCACTTTGCAAAGCTGGAGGGTTGGGAACAAGCGGATTCTgcgaaggaggagaagaagggcgACGCTCCAAAGAAGGAGGAGCCGAAGGGGAAGAGCGCGGCTCCCAACGTCACGCACGACTCGTGCTTCTGGGCTCGCGTGGAGGAGGCTGCGCTCAAATTGCCTGAGCTCGAGAAAGGTGGGGAGGGCAAGATAAGGCAAGAATTGAGAGAGTTTGAAGACTACGTCATGAAACTGGTGAACGACTATTGGTTGTCGCCTGATGCTTTCTTTGAGGGAAGCTCATTCATGGTGTGGTGGCGACGCTACTGGGAGATGTTACAGAGGGTAGAACCAGATTCTGATCGAGATTCCCGCCCGTTTATTGTTTTCATGAGCAAAGACGGATATCTCAATTACGTAAATTCAGCTCAGTGA